The following coding sequences are from one Paracoccus alcaliphilus window:
- the rplS gene encoding 50S ribosomal protein L19, which produces MNLIAQLEAEQISELGKTIPDFKAGDTIRVGYKVTEGTRTRVQMYEGVCISRKGGSGIGASFTVRKISFGEGVERVFPLYATNVDSIEVVRRGKVRRAKLYYLRERRGKSARIAEKTNYRPLSDAKA; this is translated from the coding sequence ATGAACCTGATCGCACAGCTTGAAGCCGAGCAGATTTCCGAGCTTGGCAAGACCATCCCGGATTTCAAGGCCGGCGACACCATCCGCGTCGGCTATAAAGTGACCGAGGGCACCCGTACCCGTGTGCAGATGTATGAAGGCGTCTGCATCTCGCGCAAGGGCGGCAGCGGCATCGGCGCCAGCTTTACCGTCCGCAAGATCAGCTTTGGCGAAGGCGTGGAACGTGTGTTCCCGCTCTATGCGACCAATGTCGATTCGATCGAGGTCGTGCGTCGCGGCAAGGTCCGCCGCGCCAAACTGTATTACCTGCGCGAGCGTCGCGGCAAATCGGCCCGGATCGCCGAAAAGACCAACTACCGTCCCCTGTCGGACGCGAAAGCCTGA
- a CDS encoding chorismate mutase produces MDDTATLAADLLKEHRNSIDRLDAILVYTLAERFKHTQAVGRLKAEHDLPPSDPSREARQIERLEHLAREADLDPEFARKFLNFVISEVIRHHEIYQSEDAS; encoded by the coding sequence ATGGACGATACCGCCACCCTCGCCGCAGACCTGCTGAAAGAGCATCGCAACAGCATCGACCGGCTGGATGCGATCCTTGTCTATACGCTGGCCGAAAGGTTCAAGCACACTCAGGCCGTCGGCCGTCTCAAGGCCGAACACGACCTTCCGCCATCCGATCCCTCGCGCGAGGCGCGGCAGATCGAGCGGCTGGAACACCTCGCGCGCGAGGCTGATCTGGACCCGGAATTCGCGCGCAAATTCCTGAACTTCGTGATCTCGGAAGTGATCCGACATCACGAGATCTATCAATCGGAGGATGCGTCCTGA
- the ffh gene encoding signal recognition particle protein, whose translation MFENLSDRLGGVFDRLTKQGALSEDDVTAAMREVRVALLEADVSLPVARSFVKSVTSKATGAAVTKSITPGQQVVKIVHDELIKVLQGEDEPEALRIDNPPAPILMVGLQGSGKTTTTAKLAKRLKDRERKRVLMASLDTQRPAAMEQLAILGQQIGVDTLPILPGQTAVQIAQRAKQQASLGGYDVYMLDTAGRLHIDQVLMDEVQAVRDIANPRETLLVVDGLTGQDAVNVATEFDGKVGISGVVLTRMDGDGRGGAALSMRAVTGKPIRFVGLGEKMDALEGFDAQRVAGRILGMGDIVALVEKAQEVLEVEQAERMMKRFQKGLFNMNDLKGQLEQMQKMGGMQSIMGMMPGMQKMAKQAEAAGMDDSAVRRQIALINSMTKKERANPAILQASRKKRIASGAGMDVAELNRLLKMQKQMADTMKKLGKMGKGGMLKQAMRAMTGKGGGLPDLENMDPTKMAEATKMLQDPKGLGGQLGKAGLPGGLSGMFGGKK comes from the coding sequence ATGTTCGAGAACCTTTCCGACCGTTTGGGCGGCGTCTTCGACCGGCTGACCAAACAGGGCGCATTGTCCGAGGATGACGTCACCGCCGCCATGCGCGAAGTCCGCGTGGCACTGCTGGAGGCCGACGTTTCGCTGCCCGTCGCGCGCAGTTTCGTCAAGTCCGTCACCTCCAAGGCCACCGGCGCGGCGGTCACGAAATCCATTACCCCGGGCCAGCAGGTCGTCAAGATCGTCCATGACGAACTGATCAAGGTGTTGCAGGGCGAGGATGAACCCGAAGCCCTGCGCATCGACAACCCGCCCGCGCCGATCCTGATGGTGGGCTTGCAGGGCTCGGGCAAGACCACCACCACCGCGAAACTGGCGAAGCGCCTGAAGGACCGCGAGAGGAAACGCGTGCTGATGGCCAGCCTCGACACCCAGCGCCCGGCCGCGATGGAGCAGCTGGCAATCCTCGGCCAGCAGATCGGCGTCGATACCCTGCCGATCCTGCCCGGCCAGACGGCGGTGCAGATCGCGCAGCGGGCGAAACAGCAGGCCAGCCTTGGCGGCTATGACGTCTATATGCTGGATACCGCCGGGCGTCTGCATATCGATCAGGTGCTGATGGACGAGGTGCAGGCGGTCCGCGACATCGCCAACCCGCGCGAGACGTTGCTGGTCGTCGATGGCCTGACCGGTCAGGACGCGGTGAACGTGGCGACCGAATTCGACGGCAAGGTCGGGATTTCCGGCGTCGTGCTGACCCGGATGGACGGCGACGGGCGCGGCGGCGCTGCGTTGTCGATGCGCGCGGTCACCGGCAAGCCGATCCGCTTCGTCGGTCTGGGCGAGAAGATGGACGCGCTGGAGGGCTTTGACGCGCAGCGCGTGGCGGGCCGGATCCTCGGCATGGGCGATATCGTCGCCCTGGTCGAAAAGGCGCAGGAAGTGCTGGAGGTCGAACAGGCCGAGCGCATGATGAAGCGTTTCCAGAAGGGTCTGTTCAACATGAACGACCTCAAGGGCCAGCTGGAACAGATGCAGAAGATGGGCGGCATGCAGTCGATCATGGGCATGATGCCCGGCATGCAGAAGATGGCCAAACAGGCCGAAGCCGCAGGCATGGACGACAGCGCCGTGCGCCGCCAGATCGCGCTGATCAATTCGATGACGAAAAAGGAACGCGCCAATCCCGCGATCCTGCAAGCCAGCCGCAAGAAGCGCATCGCGAGCGGCGCGGGCATGGACGTGGCCGAACTGAACCGCCTGCTGAAGATGCAGAAACAGATGGCCGACACGATGAAGAAGCTGGGCAAGATGGGCAAGGGCGGCATGCTGAAACAGGCCATGCGCGCCATGACCGGCAAGGGCGGCGGACTGCCCGATCTGGAGAACATGGACCCGACGAAAATGGCCGAGGCCACGAAGATGCTGCAAGACCCCAAGGGTCTGGGCGGGCAACTGGGCAAGGCCGGGCTGCCGGGCGGATTGTCCGGCATGTTCGGCGGCAAGAAGTGA
- a CDS encoding phage tail sheath C-terminal domain-containing protein: protein MTTPLTPGVYVREAPGGARAIEAAPTAVTVFVGETERGPTGPTPVSSEIQFQRVFGGYFRDEGDAATARLLLPYAIKGFFENGGPRAYVLRLAAGVGNAAATVASLPVDAERAITVADDGGTTARIVQARAPAANEQIQIVIANATDGDAAHFNLTVRISTNNGTSFANRGTNPTLTNLTTEDDDADNVITRLADDPDIRWSGPAIRPVNMAAGAEGILLGEGGATTASSLRARGAGTWGNALRVAIADSTDADPGRFNLVVFHRPVGEANFTEAERFEGLSPDPADEKYMLDQLARSAFLGWADIDPPVAFRPRNQGELTGATPGVPLAGGTGGNATFAVTGYAAALSALDGIDDAALIVCASDGLLSATNNAQHAGFINAVLAYVEARPQRDMFLVADAPRSTAAEDPVGNAVDQARNGITGSDFRALYWPRIVVPDPAGLGRDPVRAIPAAGHIAGLYGRTDGRRGVWKVAAGLEATLAGTVGLDFQVLDRDQDRMNPHGLNALRTVPGAGRVVWGGRTGRPTTEWRYINVRRTAMFLRKSIFHGIQWAVFEGNDERLWAALRATIGAFMEAQFRNGAFAGATSRDAYFVKCDSDTTTPDDQAAGIVNVQVGFAPLRPAEFVIVTLSQMTRR from the coding sequence ATGACTACGCCTCTTACGCCGGGGGTCTATGTTCGCGAAGCGCCCGGCGGCGCGCGCGCGATCGAGGCCGCGCCCACCGCCGTCACCGTCTTCGTCGGCGAGACCGAGCGCGGCCCGACCGGCCCCACGCCCGTCTCGTCGGAAATCCAGTTCCAGCGCGTCTTCGGCGGCTATTTCCGCGATGAGGGCGACGCCGCGACCGCACGGCTGCTGCTGCCCTATGCGATCAAGGGCTTTTTCGAGAATGGCGGCCCGCGCGCCTATGTGCTGCGCCTTGCCGCAGGTGTCGGCAATGCGGCGGCGACCGTTGCCAGCCTGCCCGTCGATGCCGAACGCGCGATCACCGTGGCCGATGATGGCGGGACGACCGCGCGGATCGTGCAGGCCCGCGCCCCCGCCGCGAACGAGCAGATCCAGATCGTCATCGCCAATGCGACCGATGGCGATGCGGCGCATTTCAACCTGACGGTGCGGATCTCGACCAATAACGGCACCAGCTTTGCCAATCGCGGCACCAATCCCACGCTGACCAATCTGACCACCGAAGATGACGACGCGGACAATGTCATCACCCGGCTGGCCGATGATCCCGACATCCGCTGGTCCGGCCCGGCGATCCGCCCGGTCAACATGGCGGCGGGCGCCGAGGGCATCCTGCTGGGCGAAGGCGGGGCGACCACGGCCTCCAGCCTGCGCGCGCGGGGTGCCGGGACATGGGGCAACGCGCTGCGCGTGGCCATCGCCGACAGCACCGATGCCGATCCCGGACGTTTCAATCTGGTGGTTTTCCACCGGCCCGTGGGCGAGGCGAATTTCACCGAGGCCGAGCGGTTCGAGGGCCTGTCCCCCGATCCGGCGGATGAGAAATACATGCTGGACCAGCTTGCCCGTTCGGCCTTTCTGGGCTGGGCGGATATCGACCCTCCGGTGGCGTTCCGCCCGCGAAATCAGGGCGAGTTGACAGGGGCCACTCCGGGCGTCCCGCTGGCCGGGGGCACCGGCGGCAATGCGACCTTCGCCGTCACCGGCTATGCCGCCGCGCTGTCGGCACTGGACGGGATCGACGACGCGGCGCTGATCGTCTGCGCCTCGGACGGGTTGCTCAGCGCGACCAACAATGCCCAGCATGCGGGTTTCATCAACGCCGTTCTGGCCTATGTCGAGGCCCGGCCGCAGCGCGACATGTTCCTTGTCGCCGATGCCCCGCGCTCGACCGCGGCCGAGGACCCTGTCGGCAATGCGGTGGATCAGGCGCGCAATGGCATCACCGGATCGGATTTCCGCGCGCTTTACTGGCCGCGCATCGTGGTGCCGGATCCGGCGGGGCTGGGCCGCGACCCGGTGCGTGCGATCCCGGCGGCGGGTCATATCGCCGGGCTTTACGGGCGCACCGACGGGCGGCGCGGGGTCTGGAAGGTCGCGGCGGGGCTGGAGGCCACGCTGGCGGGCACGGTGGGTCTGGATTTCCAGGTGCTGGACCGCGATCAGGACCGCATGAACCCGCACGGGCTGAACGCGCTGCGCACGGTGCCGGGCGCGGGCCGCGTGGTCTGGGGCGGGCGCACCGGACGTCCGACCACCGAATGGCGCTATATCAACGTCCGCCGCACCGCGATGTTTCTGCGCAAGTCGATCTTTCACGGCATCCAGTGGGCCGTGTTCGAGGGCAATGACGAGCGGCTGTGGGCCGCGCTGCGCGCCACCATCGGCGCCTTCATGGAAGCCCAGTTCCGCAACGGCGCCTTTGCCGGCGCGACCAGCCGCGATGCTTATTTCGTCAAATGCGACAGCGACACCACCACGCCCGACGATCAGGCGGCTGGGATCGTCAATGTTCAGGTCGGTTTCGCCCCGCTGCGACCGGCGGAATTCGTCATCGTAACCCTCAGCCAGATGACCCGGCGCTAG
- a CDS encoding LysR family transcriptional regulator translates to MKVESWDDIRTALAVARSGTVSGAAQMLGVHHATVIRRIDALEEQLQARLFQRHPRGYALTEAGQALLKAAEQADERFSQMSAQIAGAGDRIEGDLIITSLPELADLLMPRLISLIQQHPGLRLRYLTDPRLFRLDAGEAHLAIRAGAQPTEPDYVVLPLASTSHHLYASAGYLDAHGPVDDPSGHRFVLPGSEGRGAPYFKWIHDRVSPENIVMVSNDVAAREAVIRAGLAMGWLPAGSAAGLIRAMAMPEWDSDLWLVTHVDLHRTPKVQAALSALRDAGRG, encoded by the coding sequence ATGAAGGTTGAAAGCTGGGACGATATCCGTACGGCACTGGCGGTGGCGCGCAGCGGGACGGTCAGCGGCGCGGCGCAGATGCTGGGCGTCCATCATGCCACCGTCATCCGCCGCATCGACGCGCTGGAAGAGCAGTTGCAGGCGCGGCTGTTTCAGCGCCACCCGCGCGGCTATGCGCTGACCGAGGCCGGGCAGGCGCTGCTGAAGGCCGCCGAGCAGGCGGATGAGCGTTTTTCTCAGATGTCGGCGCAGATCGCGGGGGCGGGCGACCGGATCGAGGGCGACCTGATCATCACCTCGCTGCCGGAACTGGCCGATCTGCTGATGCCGCGGCTGATTTCGCTGATACAGCAGCATCCGGGACTGCGACTGCGCTATCTGACCGATCCGCGGCTGTTCCGGCTGGACGCGGGCGAGGCGCATCTGGCCATTCGCGCCGGGGCGCAGCCGACCGAGCCTGATTACGTCGTGCTGCCATTGGCCAGTACCAGCCATCACCTCTATGCCTCGGCCGGTTATCTTGACGCGCATGGGCCGGTGGATGATCCGTCCGGGCACCGTTTCGTGCTGCCGGGTTCCGAGGGGCGGGGCGCGCCCTATTTCAAGTGGATCCACGACCGCGTCAGCCCGGAAAACATCGTGATGGTCAGCAATGACGTCGCCGCGCGCGAGGCGGTCATCCGCGCCGGGCTGGCGATGGGCTGGCTGCCTGCGGGATCCGCCGCCGGGCTGATCCGGGCGATGGCGATGCCGGAATGGGATTCCGATCTGTGGCTGGTCACCCATGTCGATCTGCACCGCACGCCCAAGGTTCAGGCGGCGCTGTCCGCGCTGCGGGATGCCGGGCGGGGCTAG
- a CDS encoding Pvc16 family protein, which produces MARFTNLHDAGRALAAHLKAGIAPLLGDIAAGPPIENANAQGEAIRVSQLWVTPQPTHRNDDWFIGEDGQRRAPPLSLSAFFVVTAYGTSPAGEPVQALNRLGQALQVIETDPVIEMPIPASANIDPVPGQGRMTVTLVPVAADLMEKIFTPLQMRLRPWALVELGPVQLERLNPPLPAPDIVAPGGVRLVGPRPITRPAILGALPNPLGAGRRLRIETAEAANATELRIGTSSLAIADPPLGPDQIARPDASGHIFATCPPGADPGALDIVLIAPEGGSERHSLTITTGRPALDAPLTPLAPGADLVLTGSDLAGAAQVFLWPARGILSPLEVIELAPTAVTAAQVVVARAALDGAGLRAIPMLAALRMGPNRFTPAVPVEVAP; this is translated from the coding sequence ATGGCGCGTTTCACCAATCTTCACGATGCGGGCCGCGCCCTTGCCGCCCATCTCAAGGCCGGGATCGCGCCGCTTTTGGGCGATATCGCCGCAGGCCCGCCGATCGAGAACGCCAATGCGCAGGGCGAGGCGATCCGCGTCTCGCAATTATGGGTCACGCCGCAGCCCACGCATCGCAACGACGACTGGTTCATTGGCGAGGACGGCCAGCGCCGCGCCCCGCCGCTGTCGCTGTCTGCCTTTTTCGTCGTCACCGCCTATGGCACCTCGCCCGCGGGGGAGCCGGTGCAGGCGCTCAACCGGCTGGGGCAGGCGCTGCAGGTGATCGAGACCGATCCGGTCATCGAGATGCCGATCCCCGCCTCGGCCAATATCGACCCTGTGCCGGGTCAGGGGCGGATGACGGTCACGCTGGTTCCGGTCGCGGCGGATCTGATGGAGAAGATTTTCACGCCGCTGCAAATGCGCCTTCGACCATGGGCGCTGGTCGAGTTGGGGCCGGTGCAGCTGGAACGGCTGAACCCACCCCTGCCCGCGCCCGACATCGTCGCCCCGGGCGGTGTCCGGCTGGTCGGGCCGCGCCCGATCACCCGGCCGGCGATCCTTGGCGCCTTGCCCAATCCGCTTGGCGCTGGCCGCCGCTTGCGGATCGAAACCGCCGAGGCCGCGAATGCGACCGAATTGCGCATCGGCACCAGCAGCCTTGCGATTGCCGACCCGCCGCTTGGCCCGGATCAGATCGCCCGTCCCGACGCATCGGGCCATATCTTCGCCACCTGCCCGCCCGGCGCCGATCCCGGCGCGCTGGATATCGTGCTGATCGCGCCCGAGGGCGGGTCCGAGCGTCATTCCCTGACCATCACCACCGGCAGACCCGCGCTGGACGCGCCGCTGACGCCGCTGGCCCCCGGCGCGGATCTGGTCCTGACCGGCAGCGATCTGGCCGGGGCCGCGCAGGTCTTTCTGTGGCCCGCGCGCGGCATCCTGTCGCCGCTGGAGGTGATCGAACTGGCGCCGACTGCCGTGACCGCCGCTCAGGTGGTGGTGGCGCGGGCGGCGCTGGACGGGGCGGGGCTGCGCGCCATTCCGATGCTGGCGGCGCTGCGCATGGGGCCGAACCGCTTTACCCCCGCCGTGCCGGTCGAGGTGGCGCCATGA
- the rpmE gene encoding 50S ribosomal protein L31 translates to MKKDIHPDYHLIEVKMTDGTTYQTRSTWGAEGATMTLDIDPTSHPAWTGGSAKLMDTGGRVSRFKSKYAGLGF, encoded by the coding sequence ATGAAAAAAGACATCCATCCCGATTATCACCTGATCGAAGTCAAGATGACCGACGGGACGACCTATCAGACCCGCTCGACCTGGGGCGCGGAAGGCGCCACCATGACGCTGGACATCGACCCCACCTCGCACCCGGCATGGACCGGCGGTTCGGCCAAGCTGATGGATACCGGCGGTCGCGTGTCGCGGTTCAAATCGAAATATGCCGGTCTGGGCTTCTGA
- a CDS encoding phage tail protein, which translates to MPMFNVNAHRIDPYKNFRFRVTWDGRVVAALSKMSAIKKATEAIEWRAAADAGIVRKMPGRTKFEPVTFESGLTHDRQFLEWANQVNDPQGEAANSLVNYRKAVRVEVLNMQGTPVMAFNLFRAWASEFQALPEMDANANAVAIQSLKIEYENFVLDEAVTEPAET; encoded by the coding sequence ATGCCGATGTTCAACGTGAATGCCCATCGTATCGACCCCTACAAGAACTTCCGTTTCCGCGTGACATGGGACGGGCGGGTCGTCGCCGCCCTGTCCAAGATGTCCGCGATCAAGAAGGCGACCGAGGCGATCGAATGGCGCGCGGCTGCCGATGCGGGGATCGTGCGCAAGATGCCCGGACGCACCAAGTTCGAGCCGGTGACCTTCGAATCCGGCCTGACCCATGACCGGCAGTTTCTGGAATGGGCCAATCAGGTGAACGACCCGCAGGGCGAGGCCGCAAACAGCCTTGTCAATTACCGCAAGGCCGTCCGGGTCGAGGTGCTGAACATGCAGGGCACACCGGTCATGGCCTTCAACCTGTTCCGGGCATGGGCCAGCGAATTTCAGGCCCTGCCCGAGATGGACGCGAATGCCAATGCCGTCGCGATCCAGTCGCTGAAGATCGAGTACGAGAATTTCGTACTCGACGAGGCGGTGACCGAGCCTGCCGAAACCTGA
- the trmD gene encoding tRNA (guanosine(37)-N1)-methyltransferase TrmD — MSDTPKSHGRLTISASLRPRELMGEPQVRGAWTANVVTLFPEAFPGILGLSLTGRALAQGLWNLRTIPLRDFGIGRHRNVDDTPAGGGAGMVIRADVMDAALRDAGDSLPVIYMSPRGRPLTQARARALADGPGVTLICGRFEGVDQRVLDAHHVEEVSIGDYVLTGGEIAAQVLIDATVRLIPRVLGNQDSLAEESFSIGNRGLLEAPQFTKPAQWEGREIPEVLLSGNHAAIHRWRASEAERLTKERRPDLWRAYEATHMDPAKDRQLSGASDQSRDHREHRKDHSDEPDRTA, encoded by the coding sequence ATGAGCGATACGCCCAAATCCCACGGCAGGCTGACCATCTCGGCCAGCCTGCGCCCGCGTGAACTGATGGGCGAACCGCAGGTCAGGGGCGCATGGACGGCGAATGTCGTCACCCTGTTCCCCGAGGCGTTTCCCGGCATCCTCGGCCTGTCACTGACCGGCCGGGCACTGGCGCAAGGATTGTGGAACCTGCGCACCATCCCGCTGCGCGATTTCGGCATCGGCCGTCATCGCAACGTGGACGACACGCCCGCGGGCGGCGGCGCGGGCATGGTGATCCGCGCCGATGTGATGGACGCGGCGCTGCGCGATGCGGGGGACAGCCTGCCCGTCATCTATATGTCGCCGCGTGGCCGCCCGCTGACGCAGGCCCGTGCCCGCGCGCTGGCGGACGGCCCCGGCGTCACCCTGATCTGCGGCCGGTTCGAGGGCGTGGACCAGCGCGTTCTGGACGCCCACCATGTCGAAGAGGTCAGTATCGGCGATTATGTCCTGACCGGCGGAGAGATCGCGGCTCAGGTCTTGATCGACGCGACGGTCCGGCTTATACCGCGCGTGCTGGGGAATCAGGATTCGCTGGCCGAGGAATCCTTTTCCATCGGCAACCGGGGTCTGCTTGAGGCCCCCCAGTTCACGAAGCCCGCCCAATGGGAAGGCCGCGAGATACCGGAGGTTCTGCTGTCCGGCAATCACGCGGCCATTCATCGTTGGAGGGCCAGTGAGGCCGAAAGGCTGACCAAGGAACGCCGCCCCGACCTGTGGCGGGCATATGAGGCGACTCATATGGACCCGGCAAAGGACCGACAGCTCTCGGGCGCATCAGACCAATCGCGGGACCACCGCGAGCATAGGAAGGATCACAGCGATGAACCTGATCGCACAGCTTGA
- a CDS encoding DUF333 domain-containing protein: MQIRAMRNIALLLPVLAIAGCGTVQSVKSTIMPTDEERAASMPNPASANCVRQGGRLSIQNESGGQVGYCHLPDGRVIEEWLLFRTSQMN; this comes from the coding sequence ATGCAGATACGGGCCATGCGCAACATCGCGCTGCTGCTGCCGGTTCTGGCGATCGCCGGATGCGGGACGGTGCAATCGGTGAAATCGACGATCATGCCGACGGATGAAGAGCGGGCGGCGTCGATGCCCAACCCGGCCTCGGCCAATTGCGTCAGGCAGGGCGGCAGGCTGAGCATTCAGAACGAATCCGGCGGTCAGGTCGGCTATTGCCATCTGCCCGATGGCCGCGTGATCGAGGAATGGCTGCTGTTCCGCACCAGCCAGATGAACTAG
- a CDS encoding peroxidase-related enzyme (This protein belongs to a clade of uncharacterized proteins related to peroxidases such as the alkylhydroperoxidase AhpD.) yields MTQTYPISRFPVPDLADLPEDIRQAIEKVAEKSGFVPNVFLALAHRPAEFRAFFAYHDALMDKDEGLTKAERELIVVATSGLNQCQYCVVAHGAILRIRAKNPLIADQVAVNWRKADLDARQRAMLTYAEKVTLNAQQIGDADHAALERAGFTADEIWDIGAIAAFFGMSNRLVNAGDIRPNDEFYMLGRQ; encoded by the coding sequence ATGACCCAGACATATCCGATCAGCCGGTTTCCGGTTCCCGATCTGGCCGACCTGCCCGAGGATATCCGGCAGGCCATCGAAAAGGTTGCCGAGAAATCCGGCTTTGTCCCCAATGTCTTTCTGGCGCTGGCCCACAGACCGGCCGAGTTCCGCGCCTTCTTTGCCTATCACGACGCGCTGATGGACAAGGACGAGGGGCTGACCAAGGCCGAACGCGAACTGATCGTGGTCGCCACCAGCGGGCTGAACCAGTGCCAGTACTGCGTCGTGGCGCATGGCGCGATCCTGCGCATCCGGGCGAAGAACCCGCTGATCGCCGATCAGGTGGCGGTCAACTGGCGCAAGGCGGATCTGGATGCCCGGCAGCGCGCCATGCTGACCTATGCCGAGAAGGTGACGCTGAATGCCCAGCAGATCGGTGATGCCGATCATGCCGCGCTGGAAAGGGCCGGTTTCACCGCGGACGAGATCTGGGATATCGGCGCGATCGCCGCTTTTTTCGGCATGTCGAACCGGCTGGTCAATGCAGGCGACATCCGCCCCAATGACGAATTCTACATGCTTGGACGGCAATGA
- the rimM gene encoding ribosome maturation factor RimM (Essential for efficient processing of 16S rRNA), protein MAQDRICVGAIAGAFGVRGEVRLKSFCAEPADISGYGPLWTEDGKRSFTIRLTRPVTGGLGARLSGVATREDAEALRGTTLWAPREALPSLPDDEFYHADLIGLEVVDPGGQVLGRVRAIFDHGAGDILEVVGGKDILLLPFTRAVVPTVDLGARRIVADPPASDE, encoded by the coding sequence ATGGCACAAGACCGCATCTGCGTCGGCGCGATCGCCGGAGCCTTTGGCGTCCGGGGCGAGGTGCGGCTGAAAAGCTTTTGCGCCGAGCCTGCGGACATCTCCGGCTATGGCCCGCTTTGGACCGAGGACGGCAAGCGCAGCTTTACCATCCGGCTGACCCGCCCGGTCACCGGCGGCCTTGGCGCGCGCCTGTCGGGCGTGGCCACCCGCGAGGATGCCGAGGCGCTGCGCGGCACCACGCTGTGGGCCCCGCGCGAGGCCCTGCCCTCGCTGCCGGACGATGAATTCTATCATGCCGATCTGATCGGGCTGGAGGTTGTCGATCCCGGCGGGCAGGTGCTGGGCCGCGTGCGGGCGATTTTCGATCACGGCGCGGGCGATATTCTGGAAGTCGTCGGCGGCAAGGATATCCTGCTGCTGCCCTTCACCCGCGCCGTGGTCCCGACCGTTGACCTCGGCGCGCGCCGCATCGTCGCCGACCCTCCGGCCAGCGACGAATGA
- a CDS encoding FMN-dependent NADH-azoreductase — translation MMHILHIDSAITGEASVSRKLTAEIVARLQAADASATVTYRDLNKGVPAIDTEWFHAVRLAPENPTAEQQKLIDISDAYLQEVKDADVLVIGSPVYNFTLTAQLKNWLDQIARAGQSFRYTEAGPEGLLKGKRAIIAYSAAGTPFGSDLDHASGYLRFILGFLGITDVEFVAADRLAMDRDAGMARAQEAMERIAA, via the coding sequence ATCATGCATATCCTGCACATCGACAGCGCCATCACCGGCGAAGCCTCGGTCTCGCGCAAGCTGACGGCCGAAATCGTGGCCCGGCTGCAAGCCGCCGACGCGTCCGCGACCGTCACCTATCGCGACCTGAACAAGGGCGTGCCCGCCATCGACACCGAGTGGTTCCATGCCGTGCGTCTGGCCCCCGAAAACCCCACGGCCGAACAGCAAAAGCTGATCGACATCTCGGACGCCTATCTGCAAGAGGTCAAGGATGCGGATGTTCTGGTCATCGGCTCTCCGGTCTATAACTTCACCCTGACCGCGCAGTTGAAGAACTGGCTGGACCAGATCGCCCGCGCGGGTCAGAGCTTCCGCTATACCGAGGCCGGCCCCGAGGGCCTGCTGAAGGGCAAGCGCGCCATCATCGCCTACAGCGCGGCGGGCACGCCTTTCGGTTCGGATCTGGATCACGCCTCGGGCTATCTCCGGTTCATTCTGGGCTTTCTGGGCATCACCGATGTCGAATTCGTCGCCGCCGACCGGCTGGCAATGGACCGCGATGCCGGAATGGCCCGCGCCCAAGAGGCAATGGAGCGGATCGCCGCCTGA
- the rpsP gene encoding 30S ribosomal protein S16 codes for MAMKIRLARGGSKKRPHYAIVATDSRMPRDGRFLEKLGTYNPLLPKDSEDRIKMDVERVKYWLAQGAQPTDRVARFLEAAGAKDKAERKNLKKGEPGDKAKKRAEERAAKAAAPAEEAAE; via the coding sequence ATGGCTATGAAAATCCGTCTCGCCCGTGGCGGCAGCAAGAAACGCCCGCATTACGCCATCGTCGCGACCGATTCGCGCATGCCGCGCGATGGCCGTTTTCTGGAAAAGCTGGGCACCTATAACCCGCTGCTGCCCAAGGACAGCGAAGACCGCATCAAGATGGATGTCGAGCGTGTGAAATACTGGCTGGCCCAGGGCGCGCAGCCGACCGACCGCGTGGCACGTTTCCTGGAAGCCGCAGGCGCCAAGGACAAGGCCGAACGCAAGAACCTGAAAAAGGGTGAGCCCGGCGACAAGGCCAAGAAGCGCGCCGAAGAAAGGGCCGCCAAGGCTGCCGCTCCGGCAGAAGAAGCCGCCGAGTGA